The proteins below come from a single Caulobacter flavus genomic window:
- a CDS encoding NAD(P)/FAD-dependent oxidoreductase gives MEQRIVVIGAGHAGGAAAITLRELGFSGSITLVGEEAEPPYERPSLSKEYLSGKDAAPVYLAEESRWAELGVDLRLGVAAAAIDRQGRSVSLSDGTALPYDRLILATGGAPRELPFPAHPRIFPLRTTGDAKAIATAARPGGKAVVIGGGVIGLETASTLHELGLTAVVVEAGQRLLGRNVPGDAAGWLAAAHARVGVEIRLGRSVAAIEAGDETLTLTLDDGAALDADLVVVGIGIVPRAGLAEAAGLPVGAGVLVDENYRSIGDEAVYAIGDLALRRFGDATAPQRMETWAHAQSSARAAALAILGQPAEPEPAPWFWTAQCGHNLQILGDPAAGDTVVARGEAVRLYLRDGILVGAACLDQPRDFASARRLIGKPLKAELAGDPGTDLRKAAA, from the coding sequence ATGGAACAACGCATCGTCGTAATCGGCGCCGGACATGCCGGCGGCGCGGCCGCCATCACCTTGAGGGAATTGGGGTTTTCGGGATCGATCACGCTGGTCGGCGAGGAGGCCGAGCCGCCGTACGAACGCCCGAGCCTGTCGAAGGAGTACCTGTCGGGCAAGGACGCGGCGCCCGTCTATCTCGCCGAGGAATCCCGCTGGGCCGAGCTCGGCGTCGACCTGCGCCTAGGAGTCGCGGCGGCCGCCATCGACCGCCAGGGGCGCTCTGTGTCGCTCTCCGACGGGACCGCCCTGCCCTATGACAGGCTTATCCTGGCCACTGGCGGCGCGCCTCGGGAACTGCCCTTCCCGGCTCATCCCAGGATCTTCCCGCTGCGCACGACGGGCGACGCCAAGGCCATCGCCACGGCCGCCAGGCCGGGCGGCAAGGCGGTGGTGATCGGCGGCGGGGTGATCGGGCTGGAGACGGCCTCGACCCTGCACGAGCTGGGCCTGACCGCCGTGGTCGTCGAGGCGGGGCAGCGCCTGCTGGGCCGCAACGTGCCGGGCGACGCCGCCGGCTGGCTGGCCGCCGCCCACGCCCGGGTCGGGGTGGAGATTCGCCTGGGCCGCTCGGTCGCCGCCATCGAGGCCGGCGACGAGACGCTGACCCTGACGCTCGACGACGGCGCGGCGCTGGATGCCGACCTGGTGGTCGTGGGCATCGGCATCGTGCCGCGCGCGGGACTGGCCGAAGCCGCCGGCCTGCCGGTGGGCGCCGGGGTGCTGGTCGACGAAAACTACCGCTCGATCGGCGACGAAGCCGTCTACGCCATCGGCGACCTGGCCTTGCGCCGGTTCGGCGACGCGACCGCCCCGCAGAGGATGGAGACCTGGGCCCACGCCCAGAGCTCGGCCCGCGCCGCGGCCCTGGCGATCCTTGGCCAGCCGGCCGAACCCGAGCCCGCCCCGTGGTTCTGGACCGCCCAGTGCGGCCACAACCTGCAGATCCTGGGCGATCCGGCGGCCGGCGACACGGTCGTGGCGCGCGGCGAGGCCGTGCGGCTCTACCTGCGCGACGGGATCCTGGTGGGCGCGGCGTGCCTGGATCAGCCCCGCGACTTCGCCTCG